The Chelatococcus sp. HY11 genome includes a window with the following:
- a CDS encoding VOC family protein encodes MAGSVNSIPDNGAPKPYICVSRGNEAIAFYRQVFDAVETLKISDPAGKVGHAELTIGEGSMMLCDEFPEYGALSPETIGGSPVVLHIYVKDADTTVAKAEAAGATILKPVEDQFYGDRGGKLKDPFGHIWWVSTRIEDISHDEMRRRAKELYGMS; translated from the coding sequence ATGGCGGGAAGCGTGAACTCCATCCCGGATAACGGCGCCCCGAAGCCCTACATCTGCGTCAGCCGTGGGAACGAAGCCATCGCCTTCTACAGGCAAGTCTTCGACGCCGTGGAAACGCTGAAGATCTCGGATCCGGCAGGAAAAGTCGGGCATGCCGAACTGACCATCGGCGAGGGCAGCATGATGCTCTGCGACGAGTTTCCGGAATACGGCGCTCTCAGCCCTGAAACCATCGGCGGTTCACCGGTCGTCCTGCATATCTACGTCAAAGATGCGGATACCACCGTCGCCAAGGCGGAGGCTGCGGGCGCGACCATATTGAAGCCGGTCGAGGACCAGTTTTACGGCGATCGCGGCGGAAAGCTCAAGGATCCGTTCGGGCATATCTGGTGGGTCTCCACCCGTATCGAGGACATATCGCACGATGAAATGCGCCGACGCGCCAAGGAACTCTACGGCATGAGCTGA